From Streptomyces griseorubiginosus, one genomic window encodes:
- a CDS encoding NADH-quinone oxidoreductase subunit C — translation MSDANGTGNGASNGVNPEKDLGASNLPGQRGEGGEEIRVQRGMFGANNGGDTSGYGGLVRSIRLPGAAARPYGGWFDEVADELEGALEEQGLLPDNAIEKTVVDRGELTFHIEREHLLRVAQTLRDDPALRFELCTGVSGVHYLHDKGRELHAVYHLRSITHNRLIRLEVSAPDADPHIPSLVSVYPTNDWHERETYDFFGIVFDGHPALTRIMMPDDWQGHPQRKDYPLGGIPVEYKGAQIPAPDQRRSYS, via the coding sequence GTGAGCGACGCGAACGGCACGGGCAACGGTGCCTCGAACGGGGTGAACCCCGAGAAGGACCTCGGCGCCTCCAACCTCCCCGGCCAGCGCGGCGAGGGCGGCGAGGAGATCCGCGTCCAGCGCGGCATGTTCGGCGCCAACAACGGCGGCGACACCTCCGGCTACGGCGGCCTGGTCCGCTCGATCAGGCTCCCGGGGGCGGCCGCCCGCCCCTACGGCGGCTGGTTCGACGAGGTCGCCGACGAACTGGAGGGCGCCCTGGAGGAGCAGGGACTGCTCCCGGACAACGCCATCGAGAAGACGGTCGTCGACCGCGGCGAGCTCACCTTCCACATCGAGCGCGAGCACCTGTTGCGCGTCGCACAGACCCTGCGCGACGACCCGGCCCTGCGCTTCGAGCTCTGCACCGGCGTCAGCGGGGTCCACTACCTCCACGACAAGGGCCGCGAGCTGCACGCCGTCTACCACCTGCGCTCGATCACCCACAACCGGCTGATCCGCCTGGAGGTCAGCGCCCCCGACGCCGACCCGCACATCCCGTCGCTGGTCTCGGTGTATCCGACCAACGACTGGCACGAGCGCGAGACCTACGACTTCTTCGGGATCGTCTTCGACGGTCACCCGGCCCTGACCCGGATCATGATGCCGGACGACTGGCAGGGCCACCCGCAGCGCAAGGACTATCCCCTCGGCGGCATCCCCGTCGAGTACAAGGGCGCCCAGATCCCGGCTCCGGACCAGCGGAGGTCGTACTCGTGA